The proteins below are encoded in one region of Diceros bicornis minor isolate mBicDic1 chromosome 14, mDicBic1.mat.cur, whole genome shotgun sequence:
- the TDP2 gene encoding tyrosyl-DNA phosphodiesterase 2: protein MEPSSGLEAGPEAEREEGEPAVKKRRLLCVEFASVASCDAAVAQCYLAENDWEMERALNSYFEPPVDETALERPPEPPAAPESCVDLTNEETTESVSSKTSTAENIQQEDGSMFSFITWNVDGLDSNNLQERAQGVCSYLSLYSPDVIFLQEVIPPYCSYLKKKASSYEIVTGNEEGYFTAIMLKKSRVKFKSQEIIPFPNTKMMRNLLCVHVNVSGNELCLMTSHLESTRGHAKERINQLKMVLKKIQEAPESATIIFAGDTNLRDQEVTKCGGLPNNILDVWEFLGKPKHCQYTWDTQMNSNLGIPATCKLRFDRIFFRAAAEGGHVIPRSLDLLGLEKLDCGRFPSDHWGLLCNLDVIL, encoded by the exons ATGGAGCCGAGCAGCGGTCTGGAGGCTGGGCCGGAGGCGGAGCGGGAGGAAGGGGAGCCCGCGGTGAAGAAGCGGCGGCTTCTGTGTGTGGAGTTTGCCTCGGTGGCGAGTTGCGACGCCGCCGTGGCGCAGTGCTACCTGGCCGAGAACGACTGGGAGATGGAA AGAGCGCTGAACTCCTACTTCGAGCCGCCGGTGGACGAGACCGCCTTAGAGAGGCCCCCGGAGCCCCCGGCTGCGCCCGAGTCCTG TGTTGACCTAACCAATGAGGAAACAACTGAGTCCGTTAGTTCTAAAACCAGCACAGCTGAAAATATTCAGCAAGAAGATGGCAGCATGTTCTCTTTCATTACCTGGAATGTTGATGGATTGGATTCAAACAATCTGCAAGAGAGGGCTCAAGGAGTGTGTTCCTATTTATCTTT GTACAGCCCAGATGTGATATTTCTACAAGAAGTTATTCCTCCATATTGTAGCTACCTAAAGAAGAAAGCAAGTAGTTATGAGATTGTTACAG GTAATGAAGAAGGATATTTCACAGCTATAATGTTGAAGAAATCGAGAGTGAAATTTAAAAGCCAAGAGATTATACCTTTTCCAAATACAAAGATGATGAGAAAtcttttgtgtgtgcat GTGAATGTGTCAGGAAATGAACTTTGCCTTATGACTTCCCATTTGGAGAGCACCAGAGGGCATGCTAAGGAACGAATAAATCAGTTAAAAATGGTTTTGAAGAAAATACAAGAGGCTCCAGAGTCAGCTACCATTATATTTGCTGGAGATACAAATTTAAGGGATCAAGAA gttACCAAATGTGGTGGTTTACCCAACAACATTTTAGATGTCTGGGAGTTTTTGGGCAAACCTAAGCATTGCCAGTATACATGGGATACACAAATGAACTCTAATCTTGGAATACCTGCTACTTGTAAGCTTCGTTTTGATCGAATATTTTTCAGAGCAGCAGCAGAAGGTGGCCACGTTATTCCCCGAAGTTTGGACCTCCTTGGGTTGGAAAAACTGGACTGTGGTAGATTTCCTAGTGATCACTGGGGTCTTCTGTGTAACTTAGATGTAATATTGTGA
- the ACOT13 gene encoding acyl-coenzyme A thioesterase 13: MSCMTKNLQEVVKALGDVRGFDRLLQKITVVSATPGKVICEMKVEEAHTNKMGTLHGGMIATLVDNISTMALLFTERGVPGVSVDMNIAYMSPAKLGEDILITAHILKQGKTLAFTSVDLTNKVTGKIIAQGRHTKHLGN, translated from the exons ATGAGCTGCATGACAAAGAATCTGCAGGAGGTTGTGAAGGCCCTCGGCGATGTTCGCGGTTTTGATAGACTTTTGCAAAAG ATAACTGTTGTCTCTGCTACTCCTGGGAAAGTGATTTGTGAAATGAAAGTAGAAGAGGCGCATACCAATAAAATGGGCACTCTCCATGGGGGTATGATAGCCACCTTAGTGGATAACATATCAACAATGGCTCTGCTATTCACAGAGAGGGGAGTCCCTGGAGTCAGTGTCGACATGAACATAGC GTACATGTCACCTGCTAAACTAGGAGAAGATATACTGATTACAGCACATATTCTGAAGCAAGGAAAAACCCTTGCATTTACCTCCGTGGATCTGACGAACAAGGTCACAGGAAAAATAATTGCACAAGGCAGACACACAAAACACCTTGGAAACTGA